A genomic stretch from Telmatocola sphagniphila includes:
- the rpoB gene encoding DNA-directed RNA polymerase subunit beta, with the protein MPIPANRIIRPKLTRNFGRFGDAVEVPPLTDVQTTSYHRFLQLEKSIADRENVGLEGVLREIFPIESYDKKISLEYVKYELGKPRYDTDECRQLRLTYGRPFKVWLRLRKSDGSAVEEEVYLGDMPIMIGGGEFIINGAERVVVSQLHRSPGVDFVMETEADKKLHSCRIIPERGSWIEINVTKKDTLGVRIDQSGKFSAVTLLRAMEPAYSTNAAILREFFKPETIKLSNAAGKVKLVGDVANGVNPMIAEDDVIDPETGEVYLNSGEPFTKEVLDKVSLSMLKEVTAIPTPKDSLILASIVEDGSDSHEAALLKIYQRLRPGNPPQLEKAKELFKEKFMDPNRYRLGKVGRFRINRKFNQNVPETEMTLRAVDFVNAIKYLLKLRDQEKTEAEEAVFQVDDIDHLGNRRLRTIDELAADELRKGFLKLRRTVQERMAIREQQDMSPRSLINPKSVSAAIEYFFGRSELSQVVDQTNPLSQLTHERRLSALGPGGLNRKRAGFEVRDVHISHYGRICPIETPEGTNIGLISSLSIFSRIDEYGFLTTPYRKVKNKKLTEEIQWLRADEETSLCVAPADAETDGKEFVHGITGRFAGDFQTIQPEKIDYIDVSPKQMVGVSAGLIPFLEHDDANRALMGSNMQRQAVPLLVTEPPIVGTGLEIDVARNSGMCVRAEKPGTITYVDALKIVVDDQEYPLRKFVGLNERTCLNQKPLVRIGDKVKKGQIMADGAATYQGELALGRNVLVAFMSWEGYNFEDAIIISERLVKNDTYTSIHIEEFEIEIRETKLGKEEFTRDIPNVSPKALSNLDDHGVVAIGTYVRPGDILVGKVSPKSRSELTPEEKLLHAIFGRSGEDVKNDSLEVPSGIEGIVIDTKRFSRRASMTDDERKAVDKERRDIDTRYNKLIADQFRKFADELAEVIDKKDMKDPSTGKQIAADKDDKVVAEQAVAFKVEYLDVRSPAKSEKVKSLHKTHNDRILHYSEERERKINSLNRGDELPSGVQQMVKVYVATKRQISVGDKMAGRHGNKGVISKILPEEDMPFLADGTPVDILLNPLGVPSRMNVGQILETHLGWAAAKLGFKAVTPVFDGATEDEIKQCLKDAGESVSGKSVLYDGRTGEAFDQPVTVGYIYMLKLHHLVDDKVHARATGPYSLITQQPLGGKARFGGQRFGEMEVWALEAYGAAYILQELLTVKSDDVEGRTKIYESMVKGENTLEAGTPASFDVLTHEIRGLGLNMQLEKKRVL; encoded by the coding sequence ATGCCCATCCCGGCAAACCGTATCATTCGACCGAAACTGACCCGCAACTTTGGACGCTTCGGCGACGCCGTTGAAGTTCCACCGCTGACCGACGTACAAACTACGTCGTACCATCGTTTTCTGCAACTTGAGAAGAGTATTGCAGATCGCGAAAATGTCGGCCTGGAAGGCGTTTTGCGCGAGATCTTCCCCATCGAGTCCTACGACAAGAAGATCAGCCTCGAGTACGTCAAATACGAACTCGGCAAACCGCGCTACGACACCGACGAGTGCCGACAACTCCGGCTGACCTACGGCCGACCCTTCAAAGTCTGGCTGCGACTTCGCAAATCGGACGGCTCGGCCGTCGAAGAAGAAGTCTATCTGGGCGACATGCCGATCATGATCGGCGGGGGCGAATTCATCATCAACGGTGCGGAACGCGTCGTCGTTTCGCAGCTCCACCGCTCCCCCGGTGTCGACTTCGTCATGGAAACGGAAGCCGATAAGAAGCTTCACTCCTGCCGAATCATCCCCGAGCGCGGCTCCTGGATCGAAATCAACGTCACCAAGAAAGACACCCTGGGCGTTCGTATCGACCAATCCGGGAAATTCTCCGCAGTCACCCTGCTGCGTGCGATGGAGCCCGCTTATTCCACCAACGCAGCGATCCTGCGCGAATTCTTCAAGCCGGAAACCATCAAGCTCAGCAACGCCGCCGGCAAAGTCAAGCTGGTCGGCGATGTCGCCAATGGCGTGAATCCGATGATCGCCGAAGATGACGTCATCGATCCCGAAACCGGCGAAGTCTACCTCAACAGCGGCGAGCCCTTCACCAAGGAAGTGCTCGACAAAGTATCGCTGTCGATGCTCAAGGAAGTCACGGCCATCCCGACGCCCAAGGATAGCCTGATCCTCGCCTCCATTGTCGAAGATGGCAGCGATTCGCACGAAGCCGCTTTGCTGAAGATCTATCAGCGTCTGCGTCCCGGCAACCCGCCGCAACTGGAGAAGGCCAAGGAGCTCTTCAAAGAGAAGTTCATGGACCCGAACCGTTACCGGCTCGGCAAAGTGGGGCGCTTCCGCATCAACCGCAAGTTCAATCAGAACGTCCCGGAAACGGAAATGACCCTGCGGGCGGTCGATTTCGTCAATGCCATCAAGTATCTGCTGAAGCTCCGCGACCAGGAAAAAACTGAGGCGGAAGAAGCCGTGTTCCAGGTCGACGACATCGACCACTTGGGGAATCGCCGTCTGCGAACCATCGATGAGTTGGCCGCCGACGAACTCCGCAAGGGCTTCCTGAAGCTGCGACGCACCGTTCAAGAGCGCATGGCGATCCGTGAACAGCAGGATATGTCCCCTCGTTCGCTGATCAACCCCAAGAGCGTTTCCGCCGCCATCGAATACTTCTTCGGTCGCTCGGAACTCTCACAGGTGGTCGACCAGACCAATCCGCTCTCGCAGTTGACTCACGAACGGCGTCTCTCGGCCCTGGGGCCAGGGGGCTTGAACCGCAAGCGAGCCGGCTTCGAAGTGCGAGACGTGCACATCTCCCACTACGGCCGAATCTGTCCGATCGAGACTCCCGAAGGTACGAACATCGGTTTGATCTCGAGCCTCTCGATCTTCTCCCGAATCGACGAATACGGCTTCCTGACGACGCCGTATCGCAAGGTGAAGAACAAGAAGCTGACCGAAGAAATTCAGTGGCTGCGAGCCGACGAGGAAACGAGCCTCTGCGTGGCCCCGGCCGACGCGGAAACCGACGGTAAGGAATTCGTTCACGGCATCACCGGCCGATTCGCCGGCGACTTCCAGACGATCCAACCCGAAAAGATCGATTACATCGACGTCTCGCCGAAGCAGATGGTCGGCGTCTCGGCCGGTTTGATCCCGTTCCTCGAGCACGACGATGCGAACCGCGCCTTGATGGGTTCAAACATGCAGCGGCAGGCGGTGCCTTTGCTGGTTACCGAACCTCCGATCGTCGGCACGGGTCTGGAAATCGACGTGGCCCGGAACTCGGGCATGTGCGTACGGGCCGAAAAGCCCGGCACGATCACTTACGTCGATGCCCTGAAGATCGTCGTGGACGATCAGGAATATCCGCTGCGGAAATTCGTGGGCCTGAACGAACGAACCTGCTTGAATCAGAAGCCGCTGGTACGCATCGGCGACAAGGTCAAGAAGGGCCAGATCATGGCCGACGGGGCCGCCACCTATCAAGGCGAACTGGCCCTGGGTCGGAACGTGCTGGTCGCGTTCATGTCGTGGGAAGGTTACAACTTCGAAGACGCGATTATCATCAGCGAACGTCTGGTGAAGAACGATACCTACACTTCGATTCACATCGAAGAGTTCGAAATCGAAATTCGCGAAACGAAGCTCGGTAAGGAAGAGTTCACCCGCGATATTCCCAACGTCAGCCCCAAGGCTCTGTCGAACCTCGACGATCATGGGGTCGTGGCCATCGGAACTTACGTCCGACCCGGCGACATCCTCGTCGGTAAGGTTTCTCCGAAGAGCCGCAGCGAACTGACGCCCGAAGAAAAGCTGTTGCATGCGATCTTCGGCCGCTCAGGCGAAGACGTCAAGAACGACAGTCTGGAAGTCCCTTCGGGTATCGAAGGCATCGTCATCGACACCAAGCGGTTCAGCCGCCGGGCCAGTATGACCGACGATGAGCGCAAGGCCGTCGATAAGGAACGTCGCGACATCGACACTCGTTACAACAAGCTGATTGCGGATCAGTTCCGCAAGTTTGCCGACGAACTGGCCGAAGTCATCGACAAGAAGGACATGAAGGATCCTTCCACCGGCAAGCAGATTGCCGCGGATAAAGACGACAAAGTGGTGGCTGAGCAGGCCGTGGCTTTCAAAGTCGAATACCTCGACGTTCGCTCTCCCGCGAAGAGCGAGAAGGTCAAGTCGCTGCACAAGACCCACAACGACCGGATTTTGCATTACTCGGAAGAACGCGAACGGAAGATCAACTCGCTTAATCGCGGGGATGAACTTCCCAGCGGCGTGCAGCAGATGGTCAAAGTATACGTGGCCACCAAGCGTCAGATTTCGGTCGGCGACAAGATGGCCGGTCGGCACGGGAACAAGGGGGTTATCTCCAAGATCCTGCCGGAAGAGGATATGCCCTTCCTGGCCGACGGTACACCGGTCGACATTCTGCTGAATCCGCTGGGCGTTCCCAGCCGTATGAACGTGGGTCAGATTCTGGAGACTCACCTCGGTTGGGCGGCGGCCAAGCTCGGCTTCAAGGCGGTCACTCCGGTATTCGACGGAGCCACCGAAGACGAGATTAAGCAGTGCCTGAAGGACGCCGGAGAATCGGTTTCCGGCAAGAGCGTGCTGTACGACGGACGTACCGGGGAAGCTTTCGACCAACCGGTCACGGTCGGCTACATCTACATGCTCAAGCTGCATCACCTCGTCGACGACAAGGTGCATGCCCGAGCCACCGGTCCTTACTCCTTGATCACGCAGCAGCCTCTGGGCGGTAAAGCCCGCTTTGGCGGTCAGCGTTTCGGGGAAATGGAAGTGTGGGCGCTCGAGGCTTACGGAGCGGCCTACATTCTGCAGGAACTTCTGACCGTGAAGTCGGACGACGTCGAAGGACGTACGAAGATTTACGAGTCGATGGTCAAGGGAGAAAACACCCTGGAAGCCGGTACGCCCGCTAGCTTCGATGTGTTGACTCACGAGATCCGAGGTCTGGGCTTGAACATGCAGTTGGAAAAGAAACGGGTTCTGTAG
- the rpoC gene encoding DNA-directed RNA polymerase subunit beta' codes for MSTTAAVAPQTAVDTSNYDRINDYGSVRISLASPHDIRSWSFGEVKKPETINYRTYRPEKDGLFCERIFGPEKDWECTCGKYRGMKYKGMVCDKCGVKVTHSRVRRKRMGHIELAAPVVHIWFFKAMPSRLGTLLDMKTSSLEKIVYFQDYVVVEPGETKLKERQLLTEDEFRRAREEYGDTFEAEMGAEAIKKLLEKLDLVKESNVLRDLLDKENKKEKASKQKLRDFVKRLKTIEALRDSSNKCEWMVLECIPVIPPDLRPLVLLDSGNFATSDLNDLYRRIINRNNRLKKLVDLNAPEVIIRNEKRMLQQSVDALFDNNRCKRPVLGSSNRPLKSLTDMIKGKQGRFRENLLGKRVDYSARSVIVVGPELRLHQCGLPKKIALELFQPFIIRRLKELGYADTIKSAKKMLERKDDRVFDILEEVTQAHPVLLNRAPTLHRMGIQAFEPVLIEGNAIRIHPLVCKGFNADFDGDQMAVHLPLSIEAQIEATVLMMSTNNIFSPANGNPIITPSQDIVMGCYWLTASRGEEGEKVEPGDGMIFHSPNELFMAFQQNKLGVHARIKIRLPLEKKVLTEIKLEKDKTVVEELSRKTSKLVKTTVGRVIFNDILHPKMAFYDLPLSSKHLSRIIADCYQLLGRRETIELLDRMKDMGFRQSTRSGLSFATSDLKTPDNKERVLKDKDKEVDKLRKNFERGLITEKERYNKVIDQWNEARVKITETMMAELKADRRIDIKTGKEAPYLNPIYLMAHSGARGGIEQIRQLAGMRGLMAKPSGAIIETPIKANFREGLTVLEYFSSTHGARKGLADTALKTADSGYLTRKLADVAQNVVVTMHDCGTTQEATKGIYYKGDEIDRGIADAIRGRVSRQTILHPETGKVVIKENEMITPEIAKEIEKLRIDKVTVRSPMVCTAPLGVCRLCYGMDLATGALVEEGMAVGIIAAQSIGEPGTQLTMRTFHSGGVAREENLDSEHKSKKGGVVSFERITSVEHVSKDPAGNDQRKIIALSRTGEIVITKPKDASPERFPIPNGAELLVREGEEVPLGKVLCRWDPHMTQIISEESGRVRFEDMKEGETIRREKDSTGIERFIVMEHRGELHPTIHIEDSKGVTLRAYFIPERAYLEVKNGDKVTAGAMLAKTPKESGKTQDIVGGLPRVTEIFEARRPRNPAVMSEVSGKIRQGDKKRGKRLIYIQPEDEKTGRPIGSEVEHQVPAGAQLRVHTGEYVKAGDPLVFGPLVPHDILRVSGIETVQDYLVREVQQVYRSQRVDIDDKHIEVIVTQMLRKVKVETMGDTNMLPGAVMDKFTFRAVNDRLMNECVKIKHKNDSIFEDAKIVSKEAYEEEVARVEAEGGKKPTKTAPEPATCSTVLLGITKASVQSDSFISAASFQETTKVLTEAALAGKVDNLVGLKENVILGHLVPAGTGFRLFQDSEVKINAPVLDSSDDIPESLATEGPTELLATTE; via the coding sequence ATGAGTACGACCGCAGCAGTTGCCCCCCAGACCGCAGTAGATACCAGCAACTACGATCGCATCAATGACTATGGCTCGGTGCGCATCAGTCTGGCCAGCCCGCACGATATCCGCAGCTGGTCCTTCGGTGAAGTGAAGAAGCCCGAAACGATCAACTACCGCACCTATCGGCCCGAAAAAGACGGCCTCTTCTGCGAGCGCATTTTCGGGCCGGAAAAGGACTGGGAATGTACCTGCGGTAAGTACCGCGGCATGAAGTACAAAGGCATGGTTTGCGACAAGTGCGGCGTGAAAGTCACGCACAGCCGCGTCCGCCGCAAGCGCATGGGCCACATCGAACTGGCCGCTCCCGTCGTTCACATCTGGTTCTTCAAAGCGATGCCCAGCCGCCTGGGCACCCTGCTCGACATGAAGACCAGCAGCCTCGAAAAGATCGTCTACTTCCAGGACTATGTCGTTGTCGAACCGGGCGAAACCAAGCTCAAAGAACGGCAGCTTCTGACTGAAGACGAATTCCGCCGGGCTCGCGAAGAATACGGCGACACCTTCGAAGCCGAAATGGGCGCTGAGGCCATCAAGAAGCTTCTCGAAAAGCTCGACCTGGTCAAGGAATCCAACGTTCTGCGCGACCTGCTCGACAAGGAAAACAAGAAGGAAAAAGCCAGCAAGCAGAAGCTGCGCGACTTCGTCAAACGACTCAAGACCATTGAAGCTCTGCGCGATAGCTCGAACAAGTGCGAGTGGATGGTGCTGGAATGCATTCCCGTCATTCCGCCCGACCTGCGTCCTTTGGTGCTGCTCGATAGCGGCAACTTCGCGACCTCCGACTTGAACGATCTCTACCGCCGCATTATCAACCGCAACAACCGTTTGAAGAAGCTCGTCGACCTGAACGCTCCGGAAGTGATCATTCGCAACGAAAAGCGAATGCTTCAGCAGTCCGTCGATGCCCTGTTCGACAACAACCGCTGCAAACGGCCCGTGCTCGGTTCCAGCAACCGACCTTTGAAATCTTTGACCGATATGATCAAAGGTAAGCAGGGTCGATTCCGCGAAAACCTTCTAGGCAAGCGCGTCGACTACTCGGCCCGCTCGGTGATCGTCGTCGGTCCCGAACTGCGTCTTCACCAGTGCGGTCTGCCCAAGAAAATCGCTCTCGAATTATTCCAGCCGTTCATCATCCGCCGGCTGAAAGAGCTCGGCTACGCCGATACCATCAAGTCGGCCAAGAAGATGCTCGAGCGGAAAGACGATCGCGTTTTCGACATTCTCGAAGAAGTCACTCAGGCCCACCCGGTGCTGCTGAATCGTGCCCCGACCTTGCACCGCATGGGTATCCAGGCGTTCGAACCGGTCCTGATCGAAGGCAACGCAATTCGAATTCACCCGCTGGTCTGCAAAGGCTTCAACGCCGACTTCGACGGTGACCAGATGGCCGTGCACTTGCCGCTGTCGATCGAAGCGCAGATCGAAGCCACGGTGCTGATGATGTCGACGAACAATATCTTCAGCCCCGCCAACGGTAACCCGATTATCACGCCGTCGCAAGACATCGTGATGGGTTGCTACTGGCTGACCGCTTCCCGCGGCGAAGAAGGCGAAAAGGTCGAGCCGGGCGACGGCATGATCTTCCACAGCCCGAACGAGCTGTTCATGGCCTTCCAGCAGAACAAACTGGGTGTGCATGCCCGCATCAAGATCCGGTTGCCCCTCGAAAAGAAGGTGCTGACCGAAATCAAGCTGGAAAAAGACAAGACCGTCGTCGAAGAACTCTCCCGCAAGACCAGCAAGCTGGTCAAGACCACCGTCGGCCGGGTGATCTTCAACGACATCCTGCACCCCAAGATGGCCTTCTACGACCTGCCTTTGAGCAGCAAGCACCTTTCGCGCATCATCGCCGACTGCTACCAGTTATTGGGCCGTCGCGAAACGATCGAACTGCTCGACCGCATGAAAGACATGGGGTTCCGGCAGTCGACCCGTTCCGGTCTGTCGTTCGCGACCTCCGACCTCAAGACGCCGGACAACAAGGAACGCGTGCTGAAGGATAAGGATAAGGAAGTCGATAAGCTTCGTAAGAACTTCGAACGCGGCTTGATCACCGAAAAAGAGCGTTACAACAAGGTCATCGACCAGTGGAACGAAGCCCGCGTTAAGATCACTGAGACGATGATGGCTGAATTGAAGGCCGACCGCCGTATCGATATCAAGACCGGCAAAGAAGCCCCATACCTGAATCCTATTTACCTCATGGCTCACTCCGGTGCCCGTGGTGGTATCGAACAGATCCGCCAGCTGGCCGGTATGCGCGGTTTGATGGCCAAGCCTTCGGGAGCCATCATTGAAACGCCTATCAAGGCGAACTTCCGCGAAGGTCTCACGGTGCTCGAATACTTCTCGAGTACGCACGGGGCTCGTAAGGGTCTGGCCGACACCGCGCTGAAGACGGCGGACTCGGGTTACCTGACCCGTAAGCTCGCCGACGTGGCCCAGAACGTGGTCGTCACCATGCACGACTGCGGAACCACCCAGGAAGCCACTAAAGGTATCTACTACAAGGGCGACGAAATCGACCGTGGCATCGCCGATGCGATTCGCGGCCGCGTTTCCCGTCAGACGATTCTGCATCCCGAAACCGGTAAAGTGGTCATCAAAGAAAACGAGATGATCACCCCGGAAATTGCCAAGGAAATCGAAAAACTTCGCATCGACAAGGTGACGGTACGATCTCCGATGGTCTGCACCGCTCCTCTGGGCGTCTGCCGACTCTGCTACGGTATGGACTTGGCGACCGGTGCTCTGGTCGAAGAGGGCATGGCGGTCGGTATCATCGCCGCTCAATCGATCGGCGAACCGGGCACGCAGTTGACGATGCGTACGTTCCACTCCGGTGGGGTGGCTCGCGAAGAAAACCTCGATAGCGAACACAAGTCCAAAAAGGGCGGCGTGGTCAGCTTCGAGCGCATTACTTCGGTCGAACACGTCAGCAAGGATCCTGCCGGGAACGATCAGCGCAAGATTATCGCACTGTCGCGAACGGGCGAAATCGTCATCACCAAGCCGAAGGATGCTTCGCCAGAACGCTTCCCGATTCCTAACGGGGCCGAACTGCTGGTTCGCGAAGGGGAAGAAGTTCCCCTGGGCAAAGTGCTGTGCCGCTGGGATCCGCACATGACCCAGATCATCTCCGAAGAATCGGGCCGCGTCCGCTTCGAGGATATGAAAGAAGGCGAAACGATTCGCCGCGAGAAGGACTCGACCGGTATCGAACGATTCATCGTTATGGAACACCGCGGCGAGTTGCACCCGACCATCCACATTGAAGACTCCAAGGGCGTCACCCTGCGAGCCTACTTCATTCCGGAACGGGCCTACCTCGAAGTGAAGAACGGCGATAAGGTTACCGCCGGTGCGATGTTGGCGAAGACCCCGAAAGAATCGGGCAAGACGCAGGACATCGTGGGGGGTCTGCCTCGCGTGACGGAAATCTTCGAAGCTCGTCGACCCCGCAACCCGGCCGTTATGTCGGAAGTTTCGGGTAAGATCCGCCAGGGCGACAAGAAGCGCGGCAAGCGGTTGATCTACATTCAACCCGAAGACGAAAAGACCGGCCGACCGATCGGCAGCGAAGTCGAGCATCAGGTTCCCGCCGGGGCTCAGCTCCGCGTCCACACGGGCGAATATGTTAAAGCTGGCGATCCACTGGTCTTCGGCCCCTTGGTTCCGCACGATATTCTCCGCGTCAGCGGTATCGAAACCGTGCAGGACTACCTGGTCCGCGAAGTTCAGCAGGTCTATCGTAGCCAGCGCGTGGATATCGACGACAAGCACATCGAAGTCATCGTCACCCAGATGCTTCGCAAGGTGAAAGTCGAAACCATGGGCGACACCAACATGCTGCCCGGGGCCGTCATGGACAAGTTCACTTTCCGGGCCGTCAACGACCGGCTGATGAACGAGTGCGTGAAGATCAAGCACAAGAACGATTCGATCTTCGAAGATGCCAAGATCGTCAGTAAGGAAGCTTACGAAGAAGAAGTGGCCCGCGTGGAAGCCGAAGGTGGCAAGAAGCCGACCAAGACGGCTCCCGAACCGGCCACCTGCTCGACCGTGCTTTTGGGGATTACTAAAGCATCCGTGCAGTCCGATAGCTTTATCTCGGCCGCTTCCTTCCAGGAAACGACCAAGGTGCTCACCGAAGCGGCTCTGGCCGGCAAGGTGGACAATCTGGTCGGTTTGAAGGAAAACGTGATCCTGGGTCACCTCGTACCCGCCGGAACCGGCTTCCGTCTGTTCCAGGATAGCGAAGTGAAGATCAACGCCCCGGTTCTCGATAGCTCGGATGACATTCCGGAAAGCCTGGCCACCGAAGGACCGACGGAACTTCTGGCCACGACCGAGTGA
- the cmk gene encoding (d)CMP kinase — protein sequence MIVTIDGPAGSGKSTAARALAKKIGYEFLDTGAMYRAVAYYCLCNSIPWEDHSAVAAALPKIQLDMPLGRILLNGVDVSQEIRSSQMAEGSSKVAVIHAVREFLVAQQQAIGRGRRIVTEGRDQGTVVFPEAELKVFLVASPESRARRRFEDLQKRGETVSFEDVLKKQYERDKRDSERAEGRLVAASDALTLDTTDMSIEEVIELLIREVEKRCPRG from the coding sequence ATGATTGTCACCATCGATGGACCTGCCGGATCGGGAAAGAGTACCGCCGCACGGGCTCTGGCTAAAAAGATCGGCTACGAATTTCTGGATACCGGTGCGATGTACCGGGCCGTGGCTTACTATTGCCTTTGCAATTCAATTCCCTGGGAAGATCATTCGGCGGTGGCCGCGGCATTGCCGAAAATTCAGCTCGATATGCCGCTGGGTCGAATATTGCTGAACGGAGTCGATGTCAGTCAGGAGATCCGATCCTCCCAGATGGCGGAAGGATCCTCTAAGGTGGCTGTGATCCATGCCGTTCGAGAGTTTCTGGTGGCTCAGCAACAGGCTATTGGGCGTGGTCGTCGAATCGTAACCGAGGGACGCGATCAGGGGACGGTTGTCTTTCCCGAGGCTGAGTTGAAAGTGTTTCTGGTGGCTTCGCCGGAGTCTCGAGCCCGACGCCGTTTCGAAGATCTTCAGAAGCGGGGGGAAACGGTCAGTTTCGAAGATGTTCTCAAAAAACAATATGAACGGGATAAACGGGATTCGGAGCGGGCGGAAGGGCGATTAGTGGCGGCCAGTGATGCACTAACTCTCGACACAACCGACATGTCCATCGAAGAGGTAATCGAACTCCTAATCCGCGAGGTCGAAAAACGATGTCCCCGTGGTTAG
- the hisG gene encoding ATP phosphoribosyltransferase codes for MSNSILKLGLPAGSLEKATLELFGKAGYNITTTSRSYYPTVDDPEIHCTQIRAQEMPRYVQDGLLDCGLTGLDWIQENDAKVISLAELMYSKVSRRPVRWVLAVPTDSPIQHPKDLQGKRIATEVVNLTRRWLAGFGVEAIVEFSWGATEVKPPKLADAIVEVTETGSSLRANNLRIVAELLTSTTQFVTNAAALADPWKKRKMEDIILMLRGAMAAEGKVGLKLNVRKSEMDRVLQVLKEHPKTSLNSPTVSQLTDPEWVALETIIDEDIVRQIMPQMYQAGARGIVEYTINKIIE; via the coding sequence ATGAGCAATTCGATTTTGAAATTGGGTCTGCCGGCCGGCAGTCTGGAAAAAGCCACTTTAGAACTGTTCGGTAAAGCCGGCTACAACATCACGACCACCAGCCGTTCTTATTACCCCACGGTAGACGATCCCGAGATTCACTGCACGCAAATCCGCGCTCAGGAGATGCCGCGCTACGTTCAGGATGGACTCCTGGATTGCGGTCTGACCGGACTCGATTGGATCCAGGAAAACGACGCGAAAGTCATTTCGCTCGCGGAATTGATGTACAGCAAAGTCAGTCGACGTCCCGTGCGCTGGGTGCTCGCCGTTCCGACGGACTCGCCGATTCAACATCCCAAAGATCTTCAAGGCAAACGGATCGCGACGGAAGTCGTGAATCTTACGCGTCGCTGGTTGGCCGGTTTTGGCGTGGAGGCCATCGTCGAATTCTCCTGGGGAGCGACCGAAGTCAAACCCCCGAAGCTGGCTGATGCGATCGTGGAGGTTACCGAGACCGGTTCCTCCCTGCGAGCGAACAACCTCCGCATCGTGGCCGAGCTTCTGACCAGTACGACCCAATTCGTGACCAATGCCGCGGCCTTAGCCGATCCCTGGAAGAAAAGGAAGATGGAAGACATCATCCTGATGCTGCGGGGAGCGATGGCGGCGGAAGGCAAAGTGGGCCTGAAGTTGAACGTCCGCAAATCGGAGATGGATCGGGTGCTGCAAGTGTTGAAAGAACACCCGAAGACTTCGCTCAACAGCCCGACCGTGTCCCAGTTGACCGATCCCGAGTGGGTTGCGTTGGAAACGATCATCGATGAGGATATCGTCCGACAGATCATGCCGCAGATGTATCAGGCGGGTGCCCGCGGCATCGTGGAATACACGATCAACAAGATCATTGAGTGA
- a CDS encoding lysophospholipid acyltransferase family protein, with protein sequence MSPWLARRWYDCVFWSSFVGFGFGHSLRVIGRKNMPESGPVLVIANHQSYLDPVLVGLASRRYLAYLARESLFRNRFFKGLIESLDALPIDNKGLGKEGLQGTLSLLNRGKCVLVFPEGERTPDGEVHPFKPGISLLIKKNAAPIVPVGIEGAFAAWSRFKKTPSFSPLFLPPNPATIALSVGEAIDPNQLRNLSREESIAFLQQKVQIEFQKARQLKRK encoded by the coding sequence ATGTCCCCGTGGTTAGCGCGCCGGTGGTACGATTGCGTTTTCTGGTCGAGCTTCGTGGGGTTCGGTTTCGGTCATAGCCTCCGGGTCATCGGGCGCAAAAATATGCCCGAAAGCGGCCCGGTGCTGGTTATTGCCAATCATCAGTCCTATCTCGATCCGGTACTCGTCGGTTTGGCTTCGCGGCGATACCTCGCGTATCTCGCCCGGGAATCGCTATTTCGCAATCGTTTTTTTAAAGGGCTGATCGAGAGTTTGGATGCCTTACCCATCGATAATAAGGGGTTGGGTAAAGAAGGACTGCAGGGAACGCTTTCCCTTCTGAATCGCGGCAAATGCGTGTTGGTTTTTCCCGAAGGCGAACGAACCCCCGATGGTGAAGTGCATCCATTCAAGCCGGGGATTTCGCTTTTGATCAAGAAAAATGCCGCCCCGATTGTTCCCGTGGGAATCGAAGGGGCTTTCGCGGCCTGGTCCCGTTTCAAAAAAACTCCCAGTTTCTCACCGCTGTTTTTACCGCCGAATCCGGCAACAATCGCTCTGTCCGTGGGAGAGGCGATTGATCCCAACCAGTTGAGGAATCTCAGCCGGGAGGAGAGTATTGCATTCCTTCAGCAGAAGGTGCAAATCGAGTTTCAGAAGGCTCGACAATTAAAGCGGAAATAG
- the rplL gene encoding 50S ribosomal protein L7/L12: protein MSAEIPAEIKELGDKIAKLTIIQAVALKEYLKSEYKIEPAAGGGVMMAAAAGPAAAPEPKVEQTEFAVVLEAGFDAAKKIGIIKVVRELTGLGLKEAKDLVEGAPKPVKEGVDKATAEKMKKSLEDGGAKVSIK from the coding sequence ATGTCTGCTGAAATTCCTGCCGAAATCAAGGAACTTGGTGATAAGATCGCCAAGCTGACGATCATTCAAGCGGTCGCTTTGAAGGAATACCTGAAGAGCGAATACAAGATCGAACCCGCCGCTGGTGGCGGCGTGATGATGGCCGCAGCCGCTGGTCCCGCTGCAGCTCCCGAACCCAAGGTCGAACAGACCGAATTCGCGGTCGTTCTCGAAGCTGGCTTCGATGCCGCGAAGAAGATCGGCATCATCAAGGTCGTTCGCGAACTCACCGGCCTGGGCCTCAAGGAAGCCAAGGATCTGGTCGAAGGCGCACCGAAACCTGTCAAGGAAGGTGTGGACAAGGCTACCGCCGAGAAGATGAAGAAGTCTCTCGAAGACGGTGGCGCCAAAGTCTCCATCAAGTAA